Proteins encoded within one genomic window of Cryptococcus neoformans var. grubii H99 chromosome 4, complete sequence:
- a CDS encoding chaperone DnaK, with the protein MLSLSRTLRSTQAINPLRSVARTTSPLLASKRFNSGKVSGPVIGIDLGTTNSCVSIFEGGAPKVLENAEGARTTPSVVAFTKDGERLVGQPARRQAVVNGENTIFATKRLIGRKFKDAEVQKDIANVPYKIVAHTNGDAWVEARGEKYSPSQIGAFVVNKMKDTASAYLGKPVKHAVITVPAYFNDSQRQATKDAGSIAGLEVLRVINEPTAAALAYGLDKNESAVIAVYDLGGGTFDISILEMQKGVFEVKSTNGDTHLGGEDFDIALVNHILAEFKKETGIDVSGDRMAIQRIREAAEKAKCELSSAGATDISLPYITATAEGPQHINLNLTRARFESIVKPLVDRTIEPCKKALSDAGVKASEINDVILVGGMSRMPKVVETVKSTFGREPSKGVNPDEAVAIGASIQAGVLAGNVTDILLLDVTPLSLGIETLGGVFTRLINRNTTIPTKKSQTFSTAADGQTAIQVKVYQGERELVRDNKLLGDFQLTGLPPAPKGVPQIQITFDIDADGIVNVSAIDKATNREQSMTIASSSGLSDNEIEQMVADSEKYAEADKARRLVIEEANKGESFVVDTEKSMTEFEAQLDATEREKVKKLLGELREIAAKGAAGDSSVKAEDIRQALDAAQQASLGLFQKVYEKRNAESRDNNTESSESSESTEGEKKQ; encoded by the exons ATGCTTTCCCTCTCTCGAACACTCCGATCCACTCAGGCCATCAACCCTCTCCGAAGCGTCGCT AGGACGACTTCTCCCCTCCTCGCTTCCAAGCGATTCAACAGTGGCAAGGTTTCTGGTCCTGTGATTGG TATCGATCTTGGTACTACCAACTCTTGTGTTTC TATCTTCGAGGGTGGCGCTCCCAAGGTGCTTGAAAATGCTGAGGGTGCTCGAACAACTCCCTCCGTCGTTGCTTTCACTAAGG ATGGCGAGCGTCTTGTTGGACAGCCTGCTAGGCGACAGGCGGTTGTTAACGGCGAAAACACCATTTTTGCTACTAAGCG ATTAATCGGCCGAAAGTTCAAGGACGCCGAGGTCCAAAAGGACATCGCCAACGTTCCTTACAAGATCGTCGCTCACACCAACGGTGATGCCTGGGTTGAGGCTCGTGGCGAGAAGTACTCTCCCTCTCAAATTGGTGCTTTCGTTGTcaacaagatgaaggacaCTGCTTCTGCTTACCTTGGCAAGCCCGTCAAGCATGCCG TCATCACTGTCCCTGCTTACTTCAACGACTCTCAGCGTCAGGCTACCAAGGATGCTGGCTCTATCGCTGGTCTTGAAGTCCTTCGTGTCATCAACGAGCCTACTGCCGCTGCTCTTGCCTATGGTCTCGACAAGAACGAGTCCGCGGTGATTGCTGTCTACGACTTGGGTGGTGGTACTTTCGATATCTCGATCCTTGAGATGCAGAAGGGTGTTTTCGAGGTCAAGTCTACCAACGGTGACACCCACCTTGGTGGTGAAGACTTCGACATCGCTCTTGTCAACCACATCTTGGCCGagttcaagaaggagacaGGTATTGACGTTTCTGGCGACCGAATGGCTATTCAGCGAATCAGGGAAGCTGCCGAGAAGGCCAAGTGCGAGTTGTCTTCTGCCGGTGCCACCGacatctctcttccttaCATCACTGCTACTGCGGAGGGTCCTCAGCacatcaacctcaacctcaCCCGTGCCCGTTTCGAATCCATTGTCAAGCCTCTCGTTGACCGAACTATTGAGCCCTGTAAGAAGGCTCTTAGCGACGCGGGTGTCAAGGCTTCCGAGATCAACGACGTCATTCTCGTTGGTGGTATGAGCCGAATGCCCAAGGTCGTTGAGACTGTCAAGTCTACTTTCGGTAGGGAGCCTAGTAAGGGTGTCAACCCTGACGAAGCGGTCGCCATCGGTGCTTCTATCCAAGCCGGTGTTCTTGCCGGTAACGTTACTgacattctccttctcgatgttacccccctttcccttggTATCGAGACCCTTGGTGGTGTCTTCACTCGTCTCATCAACCGAAACACTACTATCCCCACCAAGAAGTCCCAGACTTTCTCCACTGCCGCTGACGGTCAGACCGCCATCCAGGTTAAGGTGTACCAGGGAGAGCGAGAATTGGTTCGAGACAACAAGCTTCTCGGTGACTTCCAGCTCACCGGCCTTCCTCCTGCACCTAAAGGTGTTCCTCAGATCCAGATCACCTTCGACATCGACGCTGATGGTATCGTTAACGTTTCTGCCATTGACAAGGCTACCAACCGTGAGCAGTCTATGACcattgcttcttcttccggtcTCTCCGACAACGAGATTGAACAAATGGTTGCCGACTCTGAGAAGTACGCCGAGGCGGACAAAGCCCGCCGACTTGTCATTGAAGAGGCCAACAAGGGCGAGAGCTTCGTCGTTGACACTGAGAAGTCTATGACCGAGTTTGAAGCTCAGCTTGACGCCACTGAGCGGGAGAAGGTCAAGAAGCTTTTGGGCGAGCTTAGGGAGATTGCCGCCAAGGGTGCCGCTGGTGACTCCAGTGTCAAAGCCGAAGACATCCGACAGGCCCTTGACGCTGCTCAGCAAGCTTCTCTCGGTCTTTTCCAAAAG GTCTACGAGAAGCGAAACGCTGAATCTCGCGACAACAACACCGAGTCTTCCGAGTCTTCCGAGTCTACtgagggcgagaagaagcaatAA
- a CDS encoding pyridoxal kinase has protein sequence MSTVGQKGMCQDGERILSIQSHVVSGYVGNRAATFPLQTLGYDVDVINTVQFSNHTGYGFTDGHKTSPDELAAIFNGMAINGLLTHPRILTGYIPSAEALSVVTDRIRRMKADNPSLIYLLDPVMGDIGTGLYVSRDVVPLYKEMLNLATIITPNQFEVELLSGITITSLETLQNALKKLHIVNQLPHIAFSSIPLPISLVESLSLPAPPPSYTRLLPQPLPPWYDAVGAGAPDDEVLVCFASSWLDGQMETYAFALPTIRGYFSGVGDLFSAMVLAHFKNPEANPNLSPLRSAVSKALLTVQQILLQTHVHSLAQTEVFGTATPRPLHHPSDPLPADSVIPSDTELDALKPLNPKDPKRKARRMRLRELRVVQERALIQDGGEGWPGKRIDWTHISEQLGK, from the exons ATGTCGACTGTCGGACAGAAAGGAATGTgtcaagatggagagaggaTACTATCTATCCAATCGCATGTGGTTTCAGGCTACGTCG GCAATAGGGCTGCCACGTTTCCACTACAGACTCTAGGTTATGATGTGGATGTGATCAACACCGTCCAGTTCTCCAATCATACAG GTTACGGTTTCACGGATGGACATAAAACCTCGCCTGACGAGTTGGCCGCCATATTCAATGGCATGGCTATCAATGGACTACTTACGCACCCTAGGATACTTACAGGTTATATACCAAGTGCTGAGGCGCTGAGTGTCGTCACCGATAGAATAAGGAGAATGAAGGCAGACAACCCCTCCCTTATATATCTTCTTGACC CCGTCATGGGAGACATTGGAACGGGTCTGTATGTATCCAGGGATGTAGTCCCTCTATACAAGGAAATGTTAAATTTGGCTACGATCATAACACCAAACCAGTTCGAAGTGGA GCTTCTATCAGGAATCACGATCACTTCTCTAGAAACATTACAAAATGCCCTTAAAAAGCTACACATTGTCAATCAGCTCCCCCATATTGCTTTTTCGTCTAttccccttcccatctctcttGTCGAGTCACTTTCCTTGCCAGCTCCACCTCCCTCGTACACACGTTTACTTCCccaacctcttccaccgTGGTATGATGCTGTTGGAGCAGGTGCCCCTGATGATGAGGTTCTAGTTTGCTTTGCCAGCAGCTGGTTGGATGGTCAAATGGAAACATACGCTTTTGCTCTTCCCACCATCAGAGGTTATTTCTCGGGAGTTGGGGACCTTTTCTCAGCCATGGTTTTGGCTCATTTCAAGAATCCTGAAGCCAACCCCAACCTTTCACCTCTTCGCTCGGCCGTTTCAAAAGCGTTGTTGACTGTGCAACAGATCCTTCTACAAACTCATGTCCATTCACTCGCTCAAACAGAAGTCTTTGGGACTGCGACACCGCGGCCACTGCACCATCCCTCTGATCCTTTACCTGCTGATTCAGTTATACCTTCCGATACAGAGCTTGATGCTCTTAAACCTTTGAATCCTAAAGACCCCAAGAGAAAGGCCCGAAGGATGAGATTACGAGAGTTAAGAGTGGTGCAGGAAAGAGCACTGATTCAGGAtggcggagaaggatggcCGGGAAAAAGAATTGACTGGACACACATATCTGAACAACTTGGAAAATAG
- a CDS encoding DNA mismatch repair protein MSH4, with amino-acid sequence MPFSPQLRTIAPEKIKAVVSPNAISAFTQTRRRSGDVSAKLHPTARPSTRASTRIEDVPSHVVALLQSKGHGVEIGIAAICLLTGQTVITQFADNASFNKTVQHLYSHPPNTIIVPDAMLQNGPAEARYGNQGDINVKEHLMSRLEDEYEIECIGVDRSHWNREIGRDFLEDLAVDDELKASTLMAIENKFYALCALSGLFRYLQVWRNIEFSERSLRMKYVVSEGTMFIDIETAKNLELVRNNLTNKAAHTLYSVLNHCHTPMGMRLLRTCILQPSNVLSNIEERLDAVQELVTVQAKLTALRSKLSIVSNLDLESIVAQISHQDLSQTDVTITDRRISLLLNLVDYLQAVKLVNVELAEGHSKLLGMIATCLSDKQLGKLFCIVNNCLSKDSTTLRKNGKHQNARIARLFAVKAGFAPLLDVARQTYQENLQDIYDLQSEVNGKYGLNCQVESVGGTFQFSIPSGQPESLLPSEFIGIEKAKHKIRFTNQELLKRCAKLSQSHQEVLLISGQTINDLIKQVKENLGGLYHCAEAIASLDMIASFAFSALNSNYIRPDFKDTLAIHGGRHPILDNLLSAGGCIPNNVYAARGSATFQVIQGPNMSGKSTYLKQVGLLTVQAMIGCFVPAEYACFILHDALLSRLSNDDSMEKCLSTFASEMAASAMILGLASPRSLILIDELGRGTSGLEGMGLSHAIAESLIKRHSFVFFATHFQDLAVILGNLPGVGKLHLKVQQCSVKTLSPTEFGTTFAYKVAEGAAPMEHYGLEIAKLAALPSTVLQRASEIAAQLSELEEQGRRSNLANTSMRRRKILWELRAKLKQVQSNSRLDNETLGEFLQNLQAQCYLTLRQSLEMAQTTASNGSETGH; translated from the exons ATgcccttctcccctcaacTGCGCACAATAGCTCCAGAGAAAATCAAGGCAGTCGTCTCTCCTAACGCGATCTCAGCGTTTACACAGACGCGTCGTCGTTCGGGGGATGTCTCTGCTAAACTCCACCCCACAGCAAGGCCTTCTACTAGAGCTTCTACTCGCATTGAAGATGTCCCTTCCCATGTTGTTGCTTTGCTTCAAAGCAAAG GTCATGGAGTTGAAATTGGTATAGCTGCAATATGCTTATTGACTGGTCAG ACTGTCATTACCCAA TTTGCTGACAATGCCA GCTTCAACAAGACTGTACAGCATCTTTACTCCCATCCACCTAACACAATCATTGTACCAGATGCCATGTTACAGAATGGACCTGCGGAAGCCAGATACGGTAACCAGGGGGATATCAACGTGAAGGAACACCTCATGAGTAGGCTAGAAGATGAATATGAGATTGAATGTATTGGTGTGGACCGCAGCCATTGGAATCGAGAAATTG GCCGTGATTTTCTCGAGGACTTGGCAGTTGATGACGAACTCAAAGCATCTACCCTGATGGCTATTGAAAACAA GTTCTATGCCCTATGTGCTCTTTCTGGATTGTTCAGATATTTACAGGTATGGAGAAACATTGAATTTTCGGAGCGCAGTCTGAGGATGAAATATGTGGTCTCTGAAG GGACGATGTTCATTGATATCGAAACTGCCAAAAACCTGGAGCTCGTGCGCAATAACCTCACAAATAAGGCGGCCCATACATTGTACT CCGTTTTGAACCATTGTCATACTCCCATGGGGATGCGACTTCTTAGGACATGCATACTCCAGCCAAGCAATG TTCTTAGTAATATAGAAGAAAGGCTTGATGCAGTTCAGG AACTTGTGACAGTGCAAGCGAAGCTCACAGCTTTGAGGTCAAAGTTATCTATAGTGTCTAAT TTGGATTTGGAGTCCATTGTTGCCCAG ATTTCACATCAAGATCTATCACAAACAGATGTGACTATAACTGATCGCAGGATATCTCTGCTGCTCAACCTTGTGGACTACTTGCAGGCAGTCAAACTGGTCAATGTCGAGCTTGCGGAAGGACACTCTAAATTGCTTGGCATGATTGCTACA TGCCTTTCAGACAAACAACTTGGCAAATTATTTTGCATTGTCAACA ACTGTCTTTCCAAAGATTCGACAACCTTGAGGAAAAATGGAAAACACCAAAATGCCAGAATTGCTCGGCTATTTGCTGTGAAAGCAGGCTTTGCACCTCTGCTGGATGTTGCTAGGCAAACCTACCAGGAGAATCTTCAGGACATCTATGACC TGCAATCAGAAGTCAATG GAAAATATGGCTTGAATTGCCAAGTTGAGAGTGTGGGAGGTACATTTCAATTTAGTATACCGTCAGGACAACCTGAAAGCCTGCTACCATCTGAATTTATTGGTATTGAAAAGGCTAAGCATAA GATTCGGTTCACAAATCAAGAGCTT CTTAAACGGTGTGCGAAACTGTCTCAATCCCATCAAGAGGTTCTGTTGATCAGTGGACAAACTATCAACGATCTTATCAAGCAAGTGAAGGAGAACTTGG GTGGACTGTATCATTGTGCTGAAGCT ATTGCAAGCCTTGACATGATTGCAAGCTTTGCCTTTAGTGCCCTCA ACAGCAACTACA TTCGTCCAGATTTCAAGGATACTCTAGCA ATTCATGGTGGCCGCCATCCGATTTTGGACAATTTACTTAGTGCTGGTGGTTGTATACCAAACAACGT TTATGCTGCAAGAGGTTCTGCCACTTTTCAAGTCATTCAAGGCCCTAA TATGTCTGGCAAAAGCACTTATCTGAAGCAGGTAGGGCTTTTGACTGTACAGGCTATGATTGGCTGCTT TGTACCTGCAGAGTATGCATGCTTTATATTGCATGATGCTCTTTTGAGTCGTTTATCAAATGACG ATTCAATGGAGAAATGTCTGTCAACTTTTGCCTCAGAAATGGCTGCATCAGCCATGATATTGG GACTCGCAAGCCCTAGGTCACTTATCCTCATAGATGAA CTGGGCAGGGGTACTTCAGGTCTAGAAGGCATGGGATTGTCTCATGCCATAGCTGAATCGCTCATTAAGAGGCAT TCTTTCGTCTTTTTTGCAACTCATTTTCAAGACCTTGCAGTTATTCTCGGGAATCTGCCTGGAGTTGGAAA ACTACACCTCAAGGTCCAG CAATGCAGTGTAAAAACCCTTTCACCAACAGAATTTGGCACTACTTTTGCCTACAAAGTTGCTGAGGGTGCGGCCCCAATGGAGCACTATG GCCTCGAGATAGCTAAACTAGCCGCCCTTCCTTCAACAGTTTTGCAAAGAGCATCAGAGATTGCAGCTCAACTGAGTGAATTGGAAGAACAGG GCAGGCGGTCCAACTTGGCCAACACTAGCATGCGACGTCGAAAGATATTGTGGGAG TTGAGGGCCAAGTTAAAACAGGTGCAAAGTAATTCGAGGCTTGATAATGAGACATTGGGAGAATTCCTTCAAaatcttcaagctcaatgTTATCTGACTCTTCGGCAGTCCCTAGAGATGGCTCAAACAACAGCCAGTAATGGTAGTGAAACAGGACATTAA
- a CDS encoding SET domain-containing protein 6, translated as MTSQDPVQAGAFERQKFLTWFKEFGGWYNAELIDIVSVAGMGYGAVAVKDIEEGTPLFHIPDDLILSPYTSDLKDHLDASEWDQLNKGWAQLILVLMWETIKGSKSRWAGYLANMPVTFETPMFWTEQQREQLAGTDIADRIGREDAEAEYTSVLAPFIKAHPDLFPIDSPHITIDAFHIQGSRILSRSFTVPLHRFGRSQSQTRSDSNSEMEGDGEEEEEVVVMIPFADMLNAAWGKDNAHLYIDEDTNEGFNEGVVMKSIQLVKQSEQIYNTYDSPPNSELLRKYGHIDVLPLPSDMLDLLNETELGSWPYGNPGDEVLLQGDLIVGCVATKLGGMHMKATLQDRIDWWLDEGQEDIFPLSFSHDIDDGLISFIRLLLYDLDWNKAHKKGRIPRAIIDEAVAGVLHEIINQRLAQYKENIDHDLKVVRNSYHGDGNNPVTFLGRNESAAVVRLGEKRILYLTRRKIAQATAGQKSSQKRKNNSTLMGKGKRMH; from the exons ATGACCTCGCAAGATCCTGTACAGGCCGGGGCCTTCGAGCGTCAAAAATTCTTAACATGGTTCAAGGAATTTGGAGGATGGTATAACGCAGAATTAATAGACATTGTTTCTGTTGCAGGTATGGGGTATGGTGCTGTAGCTGTCAAAGACATCGAG GAAGGAACTCCTTTGTTTCATATACCTGACGACCTCATTTTGTCGCCTTATACTTCGGATCTGAAAGATCATCTCGATGCTTCGGAGTGGGATCAGCTCAATAAAGGATGGGCACAACTCATACTAGTGTTGATGTGGGAAACTATTAAAGGATCAAAAAGTCGCTGGGCAGGATATCTTG CAAATATGCCTGTGACGTTTGAGACCCCAATGTTCTGGACCGAACAACAGAGAGAACAGTTAGCAGGGACAGATATCGCAG ATCGTATTGGGAGAGAGGACGCAGAAGCTGAGTATACTAGCGTATTGGCACCTTTTATCAAA GCCCATCCTGATCTATTTCCTATAGATTCACCCCATATAACTATAGACGCCTTCCACATTCAAGGATCTAGGATTCTTTCTCGTTCCTTCACTGTACCTCTACATCGCTTTGGACGATCACAGTCACAAACTAGATCAGATAGTAATAGTGAAATGGAAGGtgatggcgaagaggaggaggaggtggttGTCATGATTCCCTTCGCCGATATGCTGAACGCTGCCTGGGGGAAGGATAACGCCCATCTGTATATTGATGAAGACACTAATGAAGGCTTTAATGAGGGGGTTGTAATGAAGTCTATTCAATTAGTAAAACAATCGGAACAAATA TACAACACCTATGATTCCCCTCCCAACTCTGAACTCCTTCGCAAATATGGTCATATTGATGTTCTGCCTTTGCCATCAGATATGCTAGACTTACTCAACGAGACTGAATTAGGTTCATGGCCTTATGGGAATCCTGGAGACGAGGTGTTGCTTCAAGGGGATCTCATTGTGGGGTGTGTGGCCACAAAGTTGGGTGGGATGCATATGAAGGCAACCCTGCAAGATCGCATTGATTGGTGGCTTGAtgaagggcaagagga TATATTCCCTCTGAGCTTCTCACATGATATTGATGATGGATTGATCTCATTCATCCGTTTACTACTTTATGACTTAGATTGGAATAAGGCACACAAGAAGGGCAGAATACCACGTGCTATAATTGATGAAGCAGTGGCTGGTGTTCTGCATGAAATTATTAATCAAAGGCTGGCCCAGTATAAGGAAAACATAGAT CATGACCTCAAAGTAGTGAGGAATTCATATCATGGGGATGGCAATAACCCAGTGACATTTTTGGGAAGAAATGAgtctgctgctgttgttaGGCTaggggaaaagaggatTCTGTACTTGACCAGAAGGAAAATAGCACAAGCTACAGCAGGACAAAAGTCCTCCCAGAAGCGGAAGAACAATAGCACTTTGATGggcaaagggaagagaatgCATTGA